A region of Planococcus sp. MSAK28401 DNA encodes the following proteins:
- the rsfS gene encoding ribosome silencing factor: protein MTKDTLLQVAYQAAEDKKAEDIVVLNMEGISLLADYFLICSANSDRQVQSIARELMDKAGEAGYEVKSVEGFDAARWVLVDLGDVVAHVFHRDERSYYNLERLWRDAPQLEV from the coding sequence ATGACTAAAGATACATTATTGCAAGTGGCGTACCAAGCCGCAGAGGATAAAAAAGCAGAAGACATCGTTGTATTGAATATGGAAGGCATTTCGCTTTTGGCGGATTACTTCCTGATTTGCAGCGCGAACTCGGATCGCCAAGTACAGTCGATCGCCCGTGAATTGATGGATAAAGCTGGAGAAGCTGGCTATGAAGTCAAAAGTGTCGAAGGCTTCGACGCAGCACGCTGGGTCTTGGTCGACCTTGGCGATGTCGTGGCACATGTCTTCCATCGCGATGAGCGCTCGTATTACAACCTAGAGCGTCTATGGCGCGACGCCCCGCAGCTCGAAGTATGA
- a CDS encoding YqeG family HAD IIIA-type phosphatase: protein MYRYFIPRQYVKEVFDITPESLREKGVLGIITDLDNTLVEWDRPEATPRLIEWLKSMKDAGIQVVIVSNNNEMRVKSFADPLGIPFIYQARKPMGKAFRKALKIMSVKREQVVVIGDQMLTDIFGGNRNKLHTILVLPVAQSDGFFTRFNRLVERRIMKRLKEKGQLMWEEEN, encoded by the coding sequence GTGTATCGATATTTTATTCCAAGGCAATACGTTAAAGAGGTTTTTGACATTACGCCAGAATCATTGAGAGAAAAAGGGGTACTTGGCATCATCACCGACCTGGACAATACATTGGTCGAATGGGACCGCCCTGAAGCGACGCCGCGATTGATCGAATGGCTGAAATCAATGAAAGATGCGGGAATTCAAGTAGTCATCGTTTCAAATAATAATGAGATGCGCGTGAAGTCGTTTGCAGATCCGCTCGGCATCCCATTTATTTACCAGGCAAGAAAGCCGATGGGCAAAGCGTTCCGCAAAGCGCTGAAAATCATGAGCGTCAAGCGCGAACAAGTCGTCGTTATCGGCGATCAGATGCTGACCGATATTTTTGGCGGCAACCGCAATAAGCTTCATACGATCCTCGTACTGCCGGTCGCGCAATCAGACGGCTTCTTTACGCGTTTCAACCGGCTGGTCGAGCGTCGGATCATGAAAAGATTGAAAGAAAAAGGACAATTGATGTGGGAGGAAGAAAATTGA
- a CDS encoding class I SAM-dependent DNA methyltransferase has translation MNYGRFAAVYDDLMEDIPYEQYVEWIAETMRSGSVLDLACGTGVLSELMAELGYDVTASDLSADMLTVAQKRFKESALDIPVLQLSMDNLEGLEGFDAVTIAIDSLNYLAKEEQVKKTFEQVYAALNAGGYFFFDVHSVFKVDEIFMNSPFVYDGEDLAYMWHTEKGSAPHSVIHDLTFFVREGWMFERFEETHEQRTFPVEVYKEWLTEAGFTVESVTADFTVDAPNDESERIFFRAKK, from the coding sequence ATGAACTACGGACGGTTTGCGGCAGTTTACGACGACTTGATGGAAGATATTCCATATGAACAATATGTGGAATGGATTGCTGAAACGATGCGCTCTGGATCTGTACTCGATCTTGCGTGCGGCACAGGCGTGCTGTCTGAATTGATGGCTGAACTCGGCTATGACGTGACGGCGAGTGATTTATCCGCTGACATGCTTACCGTTGCACAGAAGCGCTTCAAAGAATCGGCGTTGGATATTCCGGTGCTTCAATTGTCCATGGACAACCTGGAAGGCCTGGAAGGCTTCGACGCCGTGACTATCGCAATCGATTCGTTGAATTATTTAGCGAAAGAAGAGCAAGTCAAAAAGACATTTGAGCAAGTTTATGCGGCATTGAATGCGGGTGGATATTTCTTTTTTGATGTCCATTCGGTATTCAAGGTCGACGAGATTTTCATGAATAGCCCGTTCGTTTACGATGGGGAAGATCTTGCCTATATGTGGCATACTGAAAAAGGCTCAGCGCCTCACAGTGTCATTCACGATTTAACGTTTTTCGTGCGTGAAGGCTGGATGTTCGAGCGCTTTGAAGAAACACATGAACAACGGACTTTCCCGGTTGAAGTGTATAAAGAATGGCTCACGGAAGCCGGATTCACGGTGGAATCAGTGACTGCTGATTTCACTGTGGATGCACCTAATGACGAAAGCGAACGGATCTTTTTCCGTGCCAAAAAATAA
- the yqeH gene encoding ribosome biogenesis GTPase YqeH: protein MTEMPYCIGCGVQIQTERKDDIGYAPPSSLDKEEIICQRCFRLKNYNELQPVSLTDDDFLRILNGLGERKGLIVKIVDIFDFNGSWLPGLHRFVGNNPILLIANKADLLPKSVKEKKLINWMKQESRKLGLNPIDILAVSAHKGTGVAEAMDAIEQYRDGGDVYVVGCTNVGKSTFINRVIKQATGEGDVITTSHFPGTTLDMIGIPLDDERSLYDTPGIINHHQLAHHLHTEDLKAIMPKKEIKPRVFQLNPEQTLFIGGLARFDFISGKRSSFTVHAANSLNIHRTKLDNADDLYAQHLGDMLAPPSAEYKEDFPELVRHEFRIKEGKTDIVFSGLGWITVQHDDVTIAAHAPKGVEVIVRPSLI, encoded by the coding sequence TTGACAGAAATGCCATATTGCATCGGTTGCGGTGTACAGATCCAAACAGAGCGGAAAGACGATATTGGCTATGCGCCGCCGTCTTCGCTCGATAAAGAAGAAATCATCTGCCAGCGCTGCTTCCGGCTGAAAAACTATAATGAATTACAGCCGGTTTCTTTGACAGATGATGATTTCCTGCGTATTTTGAACGGCCTTGGGGAACGCAAAGGGCTGATCGTGAAAATTGTCGACATTTTCGATTTCAATGGCAGCTGGCTCCCGGGCTTGCACCGCTTTGTTGGAAACAACCCGATCTTGCTCATCGCCAATAAAGCGGACTTGCTTCCGAAATCGGTTAAAGAGAAAAAGTTGATCAATTGGATGAAACAAGAGTCGCGTAAATTGGGCTTGAACCCGATCGACATTTTGGCGGTTTCCGCCCATAAAGGGACGGGCGTCGCAGAAGCGATGGATGCGATTGAACAATACCGCGACGGCGGCGATGTGTACGTGGTCGGCTGTACGAATGTTGGGAAATCCACATTCATCAACCGTGTCATCAAACAGGCGACAGGCGAAGGAGATGTCATCACGACTTCGCATTTCCCGGGCACGACGCTTGATATGATCGGCATCCCGCTCGATGATGAGCGTTCGCTATATGATACGCCGGGCATCATCAACCATCATCAGTTGGCGCATCATCTGCATACGGAAGACCTGAAGGCGATCATGCCGAAAAAAGAAATCAAGCCGCGCGTCTTCCAATTGAATCCTGAACAGACATTATTCATTGGCGGTTTGGCGCGTTTCGATTTCATCAGCGGCAAACGTTCGTCCTTCACGGTGCATGCCGCAAATTCACTGAATATCCACCGGACCAAATTGGACAATGCAGATGATCTATATGCACAGCATCTGGGCGACATGCTTGCCCCGCCTTCTGCTGAATATAAAGAAGATTTTCCTGAATTGGTGCGTCATGAATTCCGCATCAAAGAAGGTAAGACAGACATCGTCTTTTCCGGGCTCGGCTGGATCACGGTCCAGCATGATGACGTAACGATCGCTGCCCACGCACCAAAAGGGGTAGAAGTCATCGTCCGCCCGTCTCTTATATAG
- the yhbY gene encoding ribosome assembly RNA-binding protein YhbY translates to MLTGKQKRFLRSEAHHLDPIFQVGKGGVNEAMLVQIGEALEKRELVKISILQNNEDGKHEVAKHLAEGTKAQLVQLIGHTVVLYKASVNNKRIELP, encoded by the coding sequence ATGTTAACAGGTAAACAAAAACGTTTTTTAAGAAGTGAAGCGCATCATTTGGACCCGATTTTCCAAGTCGGAAAAGGCGGCGTCAATGAAGCGATGCTCGTCCAGATCGGGGAAGCCCTTGAAAAACGCGAACTCGTAAAAATCAGTATTCTGCAAAACAATGAAGACGGCAAGCACGAAGTGGCTAAGCATTTGGCAGAGGGAACAAAAGCGCAATTGGTGCAATTGATTGGCCATACTGTCGTTTTATACAAAGCATCCGTCAACAATAAACGGATTGAGCTTCCGTGA
- the pssA gene encoding CDP-diacylglycerol--serine O-phosphatidyltransferase, with amino-acid sequence MDHTIKRLKSQAANTLTIGNMVFGGASLMATLNEYYSYSVLFIFIAAFLDRFDGMVARKYNQESELGKQLDSMADIISFGVAPALLIHQLALQDFGLAGMVFTVIYISCGAFRLARFNITESNGYFTGLPITAAGTVLTLSYFGFSHWSPAVYMFILLISSLLMISTFSLRKV; translated from the coding sequence ATGGACCACACCATTAAACGGCTAAAAAGCCAGGCAGCCAACACATTGACCATTGGCAATATGGTGTTCGGTGGCGCCTCATTGATGGCAACTTTGAACGAATACTATAGTTACAGTGTGCTATTTATTTTTATTGCTGCATTTTTGGATCGTTTTGACGGCATGGTCGCGAGAAAATATAATCAAGAATCGGAACTCGGCAAACAATTGGATTCCATGGCGGATATCATTTCATTCGGCGTGGCCCCTGCACTGTTGATCCATCAGCTCGCTTTGCAGGATTTTGGGCTGGCTGGCATGGTGTTCACTGTTATCTATATTTCATGCGGCGCTTTCCGGCTAGCACGCTTTAATATCACTGAATCAAATGGTTATTTCACCGGCTTGCCGATCACTGCAGCCGGAACTGTGCTAACTTTGTCATATTTCGGGTTTAGCCACTGGTCGCCCGCTGTGTATATGTTCATCTTATTGATTTCTTCACTATTGATGATCAGCACATTTTCATTACGGAAAGTATAA
- the yqeK gene encoding bis(5'-nucleosyl)-tetraphosphatase (symmetrical) YqeK produces MDPSLMLQKVKERLPEKRFNHVLGVMNTAVALAKQYEVPEEQARIAAILHDVVKFADREWMRGIIEKESMDPLLLDYHHELWHAPVGAYVAKHEFGVEDEEILDAIRYHTTGRAGMSDLEKIIYIADMIEPSRKFPEVDQLRAMRNDGLDRLMEASIRQSIEFLATKNQPVYPDSLKCLKHFEQQKGNVKND; encoded by the coding sequence ATGGACCCGAGCCTGATGCTCCAAAAAGTCAAAGAACGCCTTCCTGAAAAACGATTCAACCATGTGCTGGGCGTGATGAATACAGCGGTCGCGCTCGCGAAACAATATGAGGTGCCAGAAGAGCAAGCGCGCATTGCAGCCATTCTCCATGACGTAGTGAAATTCGCCGACCGTGAATGGATGCGCGGCATTATCGAAAAAGAAAGCATGGATCCGTTATTGCTCGACTATCATCACGAATTATGGCATGCTCCAGTCGGCGCTTATGTGGCTAAGCATGAATTCGGAGTCGAAGATGAAGAAATCCTCGACGCAATCCGCTATCATACGACAGGGCGTGCAGGCATGTCGGATCTTGAAAAAATCATTTACATTGCAGACATGATCGAGCCGAGCCGCAAATTTCCGGAAGTCGACCAGTTGAGAGCCATGAGAAATGATGGCCTCGACCGCTTGATGGAAGCGTCGATCCGGCAATCGATCGAGTTTCTCGCAACAAAAAATCAGCCGGTTTATCCGGATTCCTTAAAATGCCTCAAGCATTTTGAGCAACAGAAAGGGAACGTGAAGAATGACTAA
- a CDS encoding phosphatidylserine decarboxylase, with amino-acid sequence MKKRLYQSMIELGNGKASSAALKRFAQSAISRKLIPGFINAYKIELGEIDRPNEQYKSLHDFFTRSLKTDARPVADAGLVSPVDGRLEIHGAIQNDSRFKVKGIEYSLAELLGSEQSAKRYADGQYAILYLSPADYHRIHSPVDGEVVKQYMLGEKSYPVNRLGLTYGKSPISGNRRLITELETPHGRVLVVKVGAMYVNSIELTEFGSEWKKGQEVAYFSFGSTVALFFEGGHLQFDAKINDGDRVKVGEPLAYMV; translated from the coding sequence ATGAAAAAACGCCTATACCAATCGATGATCGAATTGGGCAACGGAAAAGCCAGTTCCGCTGCGTTGAAACGCTTTGCCCAATCAGCAATTAGCCGAAAGCTTATTCCTGGATTCATTAATGCTTATAAAATCGAACTTGGCGAGATTGATCGCCCAAACGAACAATACAAAAGCTTGCATGACTTCTTCACGCGCAGTTTGAAAACGGATGCGCGGCCGGTTGCCGATGCCGGACTGGTATCTCCAGTCGATGGTCGCCTCGAGATCCACGGAGCTATCCAAAACGATAGCCGGTTCAAGGTCAAAGGCATCGAATATTCACTCGCTGAACTGCTCGGCAGTGAGCAATCGGCGAAGCGCTACGCGGACGGCCAATATGCGATCCTTTATTTGTCGCCTGCCGATTACCACCGCATCCATAGCCCAGTAGACGGCGAAGTGGTAAAGCAATACATGCTCGGCGAAAAATCCTACCCGGTCAATCGGCTTGGGCTGACTTACGGCAAATCGCCGATCAGCGGCAACCGGAGGCTTATCACTGAACTCGAAACGCCGCATGGCCGCGTATTGGTCGTAAAAGTCGGGGCGATGTACGTCAATTCCATCGAATTGACGGAGTTCGGATCCGAATGGAAAAAAGGCCAGGAAGTCGCTTATTTCAGCTTTGGTTCAACGGTCGCTTTGTTCTTTGAAGGCGGGCATCTTCAATTCGATGCGAAAATCAATGACGGCGACCGGGTCAAGGTGGGAGAACCCCTTGCATATATGGTATAA
- a CDS encoding helix-hairpin-helix domain-containing protein, with protein MALLYFFLLHEPPEATSLDELTSETTEQPPPPETDPAVPTSVMIDVKGAVQNEGLYELPAGSRINDAIEAAGGFLPEADSRSINLAVIVLDESAVYVPKQGEENVELTGAAPGGSAEPGLINLNTATEDELTDLPGIGPAKAAAIVAHRTENGPFKSTEQLMDVTGIGEKSFEQLKELVRVR; from the coding sequence TTGGCGCTTCTCTATTTCTTTCTCCTGCACGAACCCCCTGAGGCCACGAGCCTCGACGAACTCACTTCCGAAACTACTGAACAACCGCCGCCACCGGAAACCGATCCAGCGGTCCCGACAAGCGTCATGATTGACGTGAAAGGCGCAGTCCAAAACGAGGGCTTATATGAATTGCCTGCCGGTTCGCGCATTAACGATGCTATCGAAGCTGCCGGCGGCTTTTTGCCGGAAGCAGACAGCCGCTCGATCAATCTGGCGGTCATCGTGCTCGATGAATCAGCGGTCTATGTGCCGAAACAAGGCGAAGAAAACGTGGAGCTGACAGGTGCAGCGCCTGGCGGCAGCGCAGAGCCCGGCCTTATCAATTTGAATACGGCAACCGAAGATGAATTGACCGATCTTCCTGGAATCGGGCCGGCTAAAGCAGCGGCAATCGTGGCGCATCGGACTGAAAACGGGCCCTTCAAAAGCACTGAGCAATTGATGGACGTGACAGGCATCGGCGAAAAGAGCTTTGAACAATTGAAGGAACTTGTCCGTGTCAGATAA
- the aroE gene encoding shikimate dehydrogenase, whose protein sequence is MKKWYAVIGDPISHSLSPFMHDHWFEKHGIDASYIPVHVEPKQLEQAFHSMKLLGISGFNITLPHKQAAIPLLDELDDTARLMNAVNTVAVENGRLKGFNTDGDGFVRSLLSYPVDQDRALLVIGAGGAARGISFALSRAGFSNITITNRTFRRAQELADETGSKAMVLAEAEANLSEFATIVQTTSVGLTEEALPLSLTHLGSGSVVADIIYNPLETPFLKEAKARGCLVLNGVGMFVNQGAIAFEKWTGIRPDTEEMIQLITEKLGGNHVNR, encoded by the coding sequence ATGAAGAAATGGTATGCGGTCATCGGAGATCCGATCTCTCATTCATTATCGCCTTTTATGCACGATCATTGGTTCGAAAAACACGGCATCGATGCTTCCTATATCCCGGTGCATGTAGAACCGAAACAGCTGGAACAAGCGTTTCATTCGATGAAATTGCTTGGAATCAGCGGGTTTAATATCACCTTGCCCCACAAGCAGGCGGCAATCCCGCTATTGGATGAGCTGGACGACACGGCACGCCTCATGAATGCGGTCAATACAGTCGCTGTAGAAAACGGGCGGTTGAAGGGATTCAATACAGATGGTGACGGGTTTGTCCGTTCGCTATTAAGTTATCCTGTCGATCAAGATCGCGCGTTGCTAGTGATCGGTGCAGGCGGGGCAGCAAGAGGCATCAGTTTTGCGCTCTCGCGTGCCGGATTCAGCAATATCACCATCACCAACCGCACATTCCGCAGGGCGCAGGAACTGGCGGATGAAACCGGCAGCAAGGCGATGGTGCTGGCAGAGGCCGAAGCGAACTTGAGCGAATTCGCCACGATCGTCCAGACCACTTCTGTCGGGTTGACTGAAGAAGCATTGCCGCTGTCCTTAACACATCTTGGAAGCGGCTCGGTCGTTGCGGACATCATTTACAACCCGCTCGAAACGCCATTTCTGAAAGAAGCGAAAGCGAGAGGCTGCCTGGTGCTGAACGGCGTCGGCATGTTCGTCAATCAAGGCGCTATCGCGTTCGAAAAATGGACCGGCATCCGCCCGGATACAGAAGAAATGATTCAATTGATTACGGAAAAATTAGGAGGAAATCATGTTAACAGGTAA
- a CDS encoding DNA internalization-related competence protein ComEC/Rec2, whose amino-acid sequence MIYRKEPGAWLAVVFAVSLISFINIDARLVEGPFLTGSFHGALVFNEMALDGDRLSGFATAGSGQIVYASYRIRSIEEQQRLQELGPSAELQVSGTFTEPRKPAHQYAFDMRGYLERHNAAGMLEVESLESAISGTGFRARLARQRSELIEHIESSFPESLTVEAQALLLGDRSGMDAEQARIQRTLGITHLFAISGLHVGIVTGMIYFVLLRLRVRKESATVLLLIVLPLYAVMAGAAPSVLRACAMVVLVLAARLFGLHVSAMQALSASFILFLWMDPGLLQDIGFQLSYGASFGIIASLKLMEGASFIKSGLIVTAVSQLCLYPLLLFHFFEISLSSFLVNAIYVPLFTLVILPANFILLAASFLPLGVDAILFAAYEPLRNWMEGVTSSLAGLPNQVWTPGRPSLGWLLFMAAGVLLFFVQAEKRFRLRLLLVLLIPALLLALKPYIDPRLHVSFIDVGQGDSALIELPYRKAVYLIDAGGVLRFDGEPFQERSRPFEVGRQTVVPYLKARGISRIDLFILSHPDADHAEGADEVFEELAVELLHITPGSEANALMTELAPSAREARVELPMSGAGWQVGDTEFSYLSPEDELYEGNDDSLVLLMEHQGQRFLFTGDLESEGESRVVERYGEQLADMTVLKVGHHGSKTSSSQLFLEALRPQVSVVSAGIDNRYGHPSPEVTARFGELGLRLLSTAENGTIRMTIEDGRVTVDTSRK is encoded by the coding sequence ATGATATACCGGAAAGAGCCGGGCGCTTGGCTGGCGGTCGTTTTCGCGGTGTCGTTGATTTCCTTCATTAATATAGATGCCCGTCTTGTGGAAGGGCCCTTTTTGACCGGGAGCTTTCACGGTGCGCTTGTTTTTAATGAAATGGCACTCGACGGCGACCGCTTGTCAGGGTTTGCGACTGCCGGTTCTGGCCAAATCGTTTATGCGAGCTACCGAATTCGTTCGATTGAAGAACAGCAGCGGTTGCAGGAGCTCGGCCCATCTGCAGAGCTGCAGGTGTCAGGAACATTTACGGAGCCGAGAAAGCCTGCTCATCAATACGCGTTTGATATGCGGGGCTACCTGGAGCGCCATAATGCAGCTGGCATGCTCGAGGTTGAATCGCTCGAGTCGGCGATATCGGGCACAGGCTTCCGTGCACGCTTGGCCAGGCAGCGCAGCGAGTTAATCGAACATATCGAGTCGTCCTTTCCTGAATCGTTGACAGTGGAAGCCCAGGCGCTGCTGCTCGGGGATCGCAGCGGCATGGATGCTGAACAGGCCAGGATCCAGCGGACGCTCGGCATCACGCACCTTTTTGCGATCTCTGGTTTGCATGTCGGCATCGTCACCGGCATGATTTATTTTGTATTGCTGCGCTTGCGGGTCAGGAAAGAAAGCGCAACGGTGTTGTTGCTGATTGTGCTGCCTTTGTATGCCGTGATGGCGGGCGCTGCCCCATCGGTCCTGCGGGCTTGCGCCATGGTGGTTTTAGTGTTGGCCGCGCGGCTTTTTGGTCTGCATGTGTCAGCCATGCAAGCATTATCAGCAAGCTTCATCTTGTTCTTATGGATGGACCCCGGCCTGTTGCAGGATATCGGCTTTCAATTGTCTTACGGAGCGAGTTTTGGAATCATCGCTTCGCTGAAATTGATGGAAGGAGCTTCTTTTATTAAAAGCGGTTTGATCGTTACGGCCGTTTCCCAGCTATGCCTTTATCCTCTTTTGCTGTTCCACTTTTTTGAAATCTCCCTATCCTCCTTTTTGGTAAATGCCATCTATGTCCCGTTGTTCACGCTGGTGATTTTGCCGGCGAATTTCATTTTATTGGCTGCAAGCTTTCTGCCGCTGGGTGTCGACGCTATCCTCTTTGCGGCCTATGAGCCGCTGCGCAACTGGATGGAAGGGGTGACTTCGTCTTTGGCGGGCTTGCCCAATCAAGTATGGACGCCAGGCAGGCCATCTCTTGGTTGGCTGTTGTTCATGGCTGCCGGTGTACTGCTATTTTTTGTCCAGGCGGAAAAGCGCTTTCGCCTGCGTTTATTGCTCGTCCTGCTCATTCCGGCACTGCTGCTGGCGTTAAAGCCGTATATCGATCCCAGGCTTCACGTTAGTTTTATCGACGTCGGACAGGGCGACAGCGCTTTGATTGAGCTGCCTTACCGCAAGGCGGTGTATTTAATCGATGCAGGCGGCGTATTGCGCTTTGATGGTGAGCCATTCCAGGAAAGGAGCCGGCCATTTGAAGTGGGGCGTCAAACCGTGGTGCCGTATTTGAAAGCGCGCGGCATCTCCCGCATCGATCTTTTCATTTTGAGCCATCCGGATGCGGACCATGCTGAAGGGGCGGATGAAGTTTTTGAAGAACTGGCTGTGGAGCTTCTGCATATTACGCCCGGCTCTGAAGCAAATGCTTTGATGACAGAGCTTGCGCCGTCTGCTCGTGAAGCCCGAGTGGAATTGCCAATGAGCGGTGCAGGCTGGCAAGTGGGTGATACGGAATTTTCGTATTTGTCGCCAGAAGATGAATTATATGAAGGCAATGATGATTCGCTGGTGTTGCTGATGGAGCATCAGGGGCAGCGATTCCTCTTTACGGGAGACCTGGAAAGTGAAGGCGAATCCAGGGTGGTGGAGCGCTACGGTGAACAACTAGCCGACATGACAGTCCTGAAAGTCGGACATCATGGGAGTAAGACATCGAGCTCACAACTTTTTCTGGAAGCCCTGCGGCCGCAAGTTTCAGTCGTTTCAGCAGGGATCGACAACCGCTATGGGCATCCAAGCCCTGAAGTGACGGCGCGGTTTGGCGAATTGGGTCTACGGCTCTTGTCGACAGCTGAAAATGGGACCATTCGCATGACGATCGAAGATGGGCGAGTGACAGTTGACACCAGCCGAAAATAA
- a CDS encoding YqzM family protein — MNEFEQNVQSKRNDAIDAGMGFVVSFGFFALIFIIAGVVQFVAR, encoded by the coding sequence ATGAATGAATTTGAACAGAACGTTCAGTCCAAACGCAACGATGCCATCGATGCAGGGATGGGCTTCGTCGTTTCCTTTGGTTTCTTCGCACTTATTTTCATCATCGCTGGCGTCGTACAATTCGTAGCCCGCTGA
- a CDS encoding nicotinate-nucleotide adenylyltransferase has product MKKRKIGILGGTFNPPHFGHLIMANEAYYALGLDEVRFMPNAIAPHKESSGIDTETRVKMTRLAIEGQSHFRLEDIEVSGGGVSYTYETMVNLIEREPECEFYFIIGGDMVESLHTWHRIGELAELVQFVGIGRPGYIAETDYPVMMIDSPEMHLSSTMLRERVLAGKPLTFFVPEHVETFIRKERLYGPEPDAPKSQRTPS; this is encoded by the coding sequence GTGAAAAAACGCAAAATCGGCATTCTCGGCGGCACATTCAATCCGCCGCATTTTGGCCATTTGATTATGGCGAATGAAGCCTATTACGCATTGGGCTTGGATGAAGTGCGTTTCATGCCGAATGCCATCGCCCCTCATAAGGAATCGAGCGGCATCGATACAGAGACGCGTGTCAAGATGACGCGGCTTGCGATTGAGGGACAATCCCATTTCCGTCTAGAAGACATTGAAGTGTCGGGCGGTGGGGTCTCTTATACGTATGAAACGATGGTCAATCTCATCGAACGGGAACCGGAATGTGAATTTTATTTCATCATCGGCGGCGATATGGTCGAGAGCCTGCATACCTGGCACCGCATCGGCGAGCTGGCTGAATTGGTCCAGTTCGTCGGCATTGGGCGGCCGGGTTATATTGCTGAAACGGATTATCCGGTGATGATGATCGATTCGCCGGAAATGCATTTATCTTCGACGATGTTGCGGGAGCGCGTTTTGGCTGGCAAGCCATTGACTTTTTTCGTTCCCGAACACGTGGAAACTTTTATCCGGAAGGAGCGATTGTATGGACCCGAGCCTGATGCTCCAAAAAGTCAAAGAACGCCTTCCTGA
- a CDS encoding ComE operon protein 2, giving the protein MKRITWDQFFMAQSHLLALRSTCTRLAVGATIVRDRRIMAGGYNGSISGGDHCIDKGCYVVDNHCVRTIHAEMNALLQCAKYGVSVNGADMYVSHFPCLQCTKSIIQAGISRLYYAADYKNHEYAIELLEQANVEVIQVMFDERMIDFLSVEKTALYMELIEKLGAKGASEEELSHYKERVKELFGELLV; this is encoded by the coding sequence ATGAAGCGAATAACGTGGGATCAATTTTTTATGGCTCAAAGCCATCTTTTAGCGCTAAGAAGCACTTGCACAAGGCTGGCCGTCGGAGCGACGATCGTCCGGGACCGGCGCATCATGGCCGGGGGCTATAACGGCTCGATTTCCGGTGGGGACCATTGCATCGATAAAGGCTGCTATGTCGTCGATAACCATTGCGTGCGGACCATCCATGCGGAAATGAATGCACTGTTGCAATGTGCCAAATACGGGGTCAGCGTCAACGGCGCCGATATGTATGTCAGTCATTTCCCTTGCCTCCAATGCACGAAATCCATTATCCAGGCAGGCATTTCGCGCCTTTATTATGCAGCCGATTACAAAAACCATGAATATGCGATCGAACTGCTGGAACAAGCAAATGTCGAAGTGATCCAAGTGATGTTTGATGAACGGATGATCGATTTCCTTAGCGTCGAGAAAACGGCGCTTTATATGGAATTGATTGAAAAGCTTGGCGCAAAAGGGGCGAGCGAAGAAGAATTGTCCCATTATAAAGAACGGGTGAAGGAATTATTTGGAGAACTTCTCGTTTAA